The genomic region CCAGCGGGAGGAGGGCAGCTGGGAAGACCCTGTGGCCCAGCTGGCGCCGCAAAGCGCTGGGGGTCTACGCCAGACCCTCAGCTTGCCTGGCAGATGTTTTCAGGGTGTCGGAAACACCTTCCCAGCTCCACACATGTGCCCGGACAGGGACGCCCATGGGGTGGGCCTCTGGGCCAGCTGGGCCCCGCAGGTGTTTTTTCCTACTGTAAGTCACCTCTATGAGAAAGTCATTTTTTCCACTCCACACCGTAAATATTGTCTGGAAAGAGGATTTTGGAGAATCCTCTGGAGATTTCTACCCAGCGCCAGCCCGGAGCCACGGATGCAAGACGTGGCCGCGTGAGTGACCCTCCTCCCCGCCTGTCCCTGAGCACCCAAACACCCGGGACCAGCTCAGCCGAGAAGGATCAGCTCCCCAAAAAGGCTTTTCTGCCTCAAGAACACGTTCCTGCAGGTTTAGCCCCCATCTGCTTATTTGCGACGTCCACGAAGCCCCACTCTGCCCTCCCGGAGAGGCAGGGACGGCACCGTGGCACGGGAGCCAGGCGTTGCCGCAGGACAGAGAGGGGCCGGGAGCATCCAAGGCCTGACACGGAGCTTCCACCGTCTGCCGAGGCAAGCCAGCCCTGCTCGGGGAAAGGCGGAGGGGGCTGCCTTAGCAAGATCGCTCCACAAAGGAGAGGGTCCCTCAGGTTTGAAGGCCCCGGGAAGCgctgctcctgccccccccccccggctcctcaGGAGCCGCCgggcgccccccgccccccgccgctgccccccccctcccgagctgccccgccgctgcccccggcCCTGCGCGTGCCGGGCGCCCGGCGGCCTATTGGCCCCCCGCCGCGTTCGGAGCGCGCTCATTGGCTGCGGCGCGGGCTggcccggcgggcggggcggggcggcgcgggcggTCGGTCTTAAGGCGCCGGGTCCAGCACTGCCCGAGCTGTGGCGgcgagccggggggggggtgttggggccGGCCTCATGCACTGCACCAGGTATGGTCCCTGTGGGGCTCGcgtcctccttccttccttccttccttccttccttctgctgctgccgTTTGGCTTCCCCGGGTGCCTGCCGTGCCCGCCGGTGAGGGGTCGCAGCCCCCTCGGGTGCGCGGGAGCGGTACCAGCGCTCCCCGACCGCCGTGCCGCTAccggggggagcggggaccGTCTTGGCTTGGCTCCCCGGGTgagccgggagcggggcggcggggtgCCCCTCCGCCGGGCTCGCCGAAGGTGTCCTGGagccccggcggggccgggcggcgggtCTTGGCCCGGGTTTGCAGCGCTGCTTTTGCTTGCAGAGGGGACGGGCTGCAGCGGGGCTAACGTCACCGGCATTTACCCGGGGTCCAGGCGATACGAGTGGGCCCTGCCCTCGGAACAGCTCGGCCTTTCCTGAACCGGAGAGGAGAAGAGGGCAGAAAACCCGAGTGCCGCTTCTTCCAGCAGCGTGTCACGTCTAAAAACTTCTGGCTTAGCAGCTGCTGTGCGTCGAGCCCTCTGAGAGAGGGTTACCTCTTTACAGACAGCGCTAGAAGCAGAATGGAGGCAATCGAAGGGTTTTGATAAATGTAGGTGTACATAATTCCTTTGCTCTGTCTTGCTTCTCCTTCCTAGAAATGGAGGAGGGAAGAGTGAGCGGTGACATCCTCTTCTGGAGAGGGTAAAGCTGCGGGAAGATGTCCGGAGACAGAATCTAGTCTGTTTGCTCCttgagaggaaggggaaaggagtcGGCCCCTGTACGTGCGTAGGGCTGCCTGCCTTGCACTGCTTGCTTCCTAGAGCTCGCTTTCCTGCATGAGCTCTCAAAACTACTTCCCTGATCCCACCTTCAAAGCATCTGAAGTTTGAGACAGCCAATGCTAGCCCCAAAAGGGAAACCTTCCTCTGTGGGCTGTGAGTTGGGCATCAGTAAGCTCTCAAGTGCAGAAGGAGATGTCTGGGGTATCAAATGAGCTGAAAAAGACAGTTTGTAAAAGCATGGAGCTCAGCCTCATTGTGGGTCTGAAAAGCTCTTACTGTAGTTCTTAGCTTGGAAAAAAGCTCCAAGTAATGCAAATCAGGCTGGATATTTCATACCTCTTCATTCTAAAAATTGTGAAGTAACCAAAGCTTGCTAAGAAATCTGACGTCTCAGCAGTTATGGGAATTCAGCTGAATAAATTTCCCTGGGAAAAGATGCTATGTGGATGAAACTGGCCCAAGTAAGAGAGAGGCATTGAAGGCTGCCTTAATTTAAAGGAGGAAATGACCTATATAAAGTGTGTGTGAATAAAAACTTGGCAAAACCAGGTAGAGATGAGCAGAATGATGTTAGCAGACAGGTGGATCTGCTGTCTGTCTTTGTACAGCTGCCCTTGAGctgaaaggaggctgaaggaggCAATACCAAAGGAGTTAGTTGGTGGGTGTGTTGGGAAGCAAACCTTGGCACATGTACTCTGAATAAACAGATGCCCTTGCTGAATGGATGCTGTGAAAgcctgctcagagctgctctgttGCTGTTGCAGGGTGGGGAGTTAAAGCACCAATTTGGAGAGCGtagctcttgctttttcttggcACGGGGGCAGCAATCAAGTACTAGAGCTGGCTGTGCGTGGCTTTGGCAGCCGGAGCTCTGCCGCATCATGTGGCCGGCGGCcgctgctactgctgctggcTCGTCCTGCTCTGCACAGTGGGAGCAGCTTTGGAGCCTGGCCTGCAGCCAAACAGGGGATTTTTATTAAGGGAATACTCTGTGTTTAAGGTCAGCTGCAATGCAACTGACTTAAGGGGGATGTGTGCGATAAATCTGTCCAGCAGTTTATCCAGAGCCAGGCCAAAGAGTCTGCCAAAAGCATCCAGCCTAACCTCAGTGCAAGGCCTGGAGCGATAGGTATGATGTTTTGGGAGCTGCCTGGCTGTAGAGGCATCTCCAGGGTTACAtctggcagggtgctgggtgggagCTGCCCTAGAGCGGGTGCACAGAGTCAGATGGTGCTGCATCCCTGGAGGAATGGGCTggatgctggaggaggagaggctgtggTAGAGGGGCACATGGCCTGTGCCTTTTTGGGGACAGACTTGCTTCCAAAGGCTTGGTCGACCTTGAGTAGGTGAGTTGTGTTTGGCAGAGCCCTGTGGCTATACAGGTGTTTCTCCCAGGGGCTCAGCACAAGTGCTGTGGAGGCTTGAGGTGTGAAGTCTGCGTTGGAGGTAAAATCTGCTGGGCCATCTGAGCTGACATCTGTTTTGAAGTAcagtggagagaagaaagaggctCCTCTGTAGGTGCTGAGCAATGTTGGCTAAGTCTCTACCCTGCTGCTGTATCACACTGTTGCTATCCTTACAATACCACTTGCAGATACTTTCGATGGAGCAGTTCTAGGAGACAGTGATGAGCAAAGTACGTAGCTCAACCAAATGAGTGCTTTTTAGCCTCTAAAAATACCAGACACTTGGGGTTTATGAAAGGTGAGGTCAGTTGTGTACAGCAGCTTGTGACAAGCTGAGTTCCTGCTCCTACAAAAGCATCTGATGCCATGGGGAGAGTCATCcctggagggaggagagcaCAGCAGGAATACTGCTTTATGTAGCACTGGAATTTGATAATCTCTTGATTTTGTGGACATCAGCAGGACTGAgccatgggttttgctttggGTCAGAAATGCTCTAGAGCCTGCTATTGCTAGCCTAGTAGGGCAGTGCCTGCGTGTCTTCGAACGGTGACTCTGTCCCTGTAGTAATTGGAAGAGATCTTGTTCAAGGGCACAACAGGCTCTGGTCCTGCCACTTCTGCTGTAGCACATTTCTCACAGTGTCTGTAAATCACACCATGCAAGCACCTGCCTTTAATTAAGCTTGATGAGGGACTTGTGGAGTTGATGGAAGCAAGTTTCTTTGGGATGGCTAGGGGGGAAGTGGTGTAGCATTTGTCTGAGAAAAGtcatattaaaatgcttttctaacATCAACTAACCCTTCTCATCTTCCAGAGTATTAGACTATTTTCCTCACAAACAAGCAATGGCTGTGGATGTAGCAATGCAGCTATACCTATGCTCCTCACCCTTGCGGAGAGAGAAGTGTGCCTGCAAAATTGCTCCAAAGTCAAGCAAGCCGTTGCGGCCGTGCATCCAGCTGAGTAGCAAAACTACACTGAATGGACCAGAAGAGGCAGCAAACTCCTTCACACACAACAAAGTGAAGAAGAGGGTGTCATTTGCAGATAGCAGAGGCTTTGCTTTGACGATGGTGAAGGTGTTCTCAGAGTTTGATGATCCGCTAGATATTCCTTTCAACATCACTGAGCTGATAGACAACATTGTGGGCCTGACAACAGTGGAGAGGGACAGCTTTGTCCTGGATTTTGTTCAGCCCTCTGTGGACTACCTGGACTTCAGAAACCGCCTCCAGGCAGACTGTGTCTGCCTTGAAAACTGTATGCTAAAGGAGCGATCTGTTGTGGGAACAGTGAAGGTGAGGAaccttgcttttgaaaagactGTCAAGATCAGGATGACATTTGACACCTGGAAAAACTTTGTAGATTACCCATGCCAGTATGTCAAGGATACGTATGGAGGGTCAGATCGGGACACATTTTCCTTCGACATCAGCCTGCCTGAGGGAATTCAATCCCATGAAAGAGTAGAGTTTGCCATCTCCTTTGAGTGCAATGGGAAGGTGTACTGGGACAGCAACAAGGGCACAAATTACAGGATCATACGGTCAGAACTGAAGTCTGCCCAAGAAGCTGTCCGCCCCCCACAGGGCCCTGACTTTGGCAGTGCCTTTGACCAGTTTGGGAGCCCTCGGTGCTCCTACGGCCTCTTTCCTGAGTGGCCCAGCTATTCGGGCTATGAGAAGCTAGGGCCTTACTATTGACCAAAGGACAAAGTCCTGATTGACTAACTGTTGCTGGTGTGTCTGCAGGCCTGGGAGCTGGTCTGAACACGAGGTGTACGGAAAAGTGGAAGAAGTATGGCTCCCTGTAGCTCTGCATAAGCCTCCCGGCAAAACCAGATGTGCTCTGCTGGCAGTGGGCTTATAGTCAGGGAAGCATCTCTGGCAGGCGTAAAGGGCAGCCTTCCCTGCCTCAGCTCAGATAACTGGCTCTCCAGATGCTCAAAGGACCAGGAGCTGTTGCTCATGTATCTCTTCAGTGCTGCTACTCCTTCCTCTTCTATAAAGCTGCTAGTCTCCAGGGAAACACTACCGTGCTTATATTGTCTGTCCAAGCTACGTAGCGGTGGCTGGTTTGTATTGCTTGCCTAGtgttaaaaggcttttttcaaaatatgttctAGTATTATGTTTTTAGTGGGCTGTACTTCAGCTGCAGGGTTCTCCTTCCAAAGCTGGCCTGTGCCTGTCAGGTAGTAGAATGGTCGGCTTGCGGGGAACAGAGCCCTCTCCTTGCATGTGTCCTTGTAGTGTGGGGTCCTTCCTACTGGAGGCAGAAAGggtgttttggaaatgaaaatgcaactgTGATGACAGGAAATGTGGCCTTACAGCTGGCCATATTAGGAGATGTATGTGCCTGTGGGAGAGGATCTGATATGCTTAGTCACCAGTTGTTTTATCAGCTGATCTTGAAAAACTCTCATTATACCCTTGGTGTTACCAAAAATAGAGATTAGCTGTGTGGTGCTTGTAACACAGCCGTGGGTTGACAGCCTTGACTGCCTTCTTCAAAACCCTCCTGTTTCTTTTATCACAAGTGATTGATGATGCTTTTCCCCTGTGATGGACATCTGAAGTCAGCTGTTGGCCGTGCTGGGCcctgaaaatgcagttcttcCTCCTGTGGACTGTAAAACAGGGTTTTGTCCAGCTGGGGCCCACAGTCCTGTGCAGGAGGCTGTGCTCAGGTGTTGCAGGAGCTAAACGCAAATGGACCACATGGCTACTCTATGCTGTGTCCTGTTACAAGAAGGTGACTGTTGTGTACCTACTGTGGTGGAAGTGCCTTGACTGAGAAAGGGGTGGTACATGCAATCCCAGCAATGCGTTGGGATAAACAGGCTTTGGAAAtgatgttgcttttaaaaaagatctCCTAATGGTTTGTTATTCTGTGCCACGGACTGCTTGGCAGCTAATGGCATGGCACTGCTCACATGTGAAGATGCTGTGGCTATACTGGATTAATATCAACATGCTGGGCTTCCCTAGCTGTTGTAGCAGTAGCTGCCATTCTGACCTATAAATGCCCAAACTTTGCATCTCTGTGTCTGTAAGAAGTGGCTCACCCCACCTGTGCAAAGAACTAACCGTGAGGAATGTGAGATGTGGGGTTATCCTGACGCTGCCCCTGGATGTGAAACAAATCACGGATGTGAGCCGTCCCTATCTTCAAAGAGGGGGCTTGTCTTCTGGGCCTGTGCTGAGGTGAGGTGGCCAGCTTGTGCAGTGCCAAACAGCCTCACAAAGCTTCTTGCGTGCTAGTTGAGCAGAATAACTTCATCCCTCAGCTCAAAGGGAGAGTGCTGAATAGTTTGTAGAAACAGAGGTCAAGGgaatcttactttttttctagtGCGTAAGCTTTATATAGTTTTTTGGGTGCCTATAATAGCCTATGGATGGGCTGGAGAGAAGCAATGGGCTAGACTACTTAACTTTTTAAACCTAGCTTTTAATTCTGGAGACTACTGTATATGATACTTACAAGCTGTTTTACCCTAACCTAGATGATCACTGTTGGATACCGAAAGGGACAAGAGCTAGCCttcaactgctgctttttcaaaaccCAACACCAATGCATGTCATAACTATGCTTGATCACTTAGTTGAGGTGGTAAATCTACTTGCTAGCCCAGAACTCATCAGGCTTGGTTCCTCTGTTCAAACAGCTTCCCAAGCCAGCTCTTATAACCTGCATCTGGTCTCTCTTGAAGGGACTGTTGCCTAGCTTGGCTTGAACCTGGTTTTAAACTTAAAGCAAGTCTGAGTGACActgatcttttctttccttttttttttctttttttttttttttatttagtgtaTGGTGTTAATGCTATAAGACACTGACTGTAGAAAAGTCATGTTCTCCTGGCATGCTGTCATGCCTACGGAGAGCTGTTTGTGGGCTGAAACAAGGCATGTGTCTGGGGTGCTGTGGATGGTGGTATCTCCTTACGGGCCTGTTCATTTTCAGGCTGTGGATGGGGTGTGCTTAGGGAGGAATGTGAAATATAAGCAAGAAGAGCAATGCCATAAGTAAAAGCTAGGCTGGGAACTGACTATTTGACCAATAgtggtttaaaaatattacttgtggcctttcccctttttcctttttccattgcCAATGTGAACATAGTAGTGAGGGGTTGCTCTCCTCGCTCTAGGCCTGGAAGTGCCTTGTGGGttgttttgcatgtttgttttttaaaagatatttttgtacaCAACATTCAAGTGGAAAATGCACTTTATAATTGCCATGTAATGACTCTTTTAAAACTATAGTCCTGTTTTTATCTGATTGTTAAAATAAAGGTGGAACAAAATGTTGGCTGTGTATCGTTGTCTTATTTAAACACCcacggggctggggaggtgATTTGGACGCAGGACCAGCTTCCTGCAAGTGGCCATTGGCAGGGAGGAGCGCACATCCGCAGTGGACTCTGCTGCCTGCCACAGGAAAGAGCTGCCTAttcctgctgccttcctgccAACACAAATGCTTCCAGAGCCTCTGCAGCtgtgggaaggagcagaggagcCAGGCCCTTGCCTTTGTGCTTAAGTTTCCCCACTAACCACTGTGTTCCTGAGCTGCTCTTCGCTCTTTCCCTGCTTGCAGTGCCAGGAGCAgccttttcaggtttttctgcatttgtttcagGTCAGGCTCAGTCCTCCCCCCTACCTGGCTTGATCTGGGATCAATGCTTTCTCTCTGCCTGGGTACTGGGGTGCGATGGATACAAGGAGAGCTGTTGCAGTAGGAGGGTCAGGCTCTTTTCTAATACCAGGATCAAGTGAAAGTTAGACCCTTCACCTCAAACTAGTTTTTCCCGTTGTCACTGCAATAAAAAGCACTGGCAGGAAAGGTGCCCCTTTGCAGAGAGGGAACAACTCTAGTGTAAATGCCAGCCAGGGCTAGTTGCAGGATGTGACCTGGCTTTCACCACAAAGATGAGGTCTTGGTGATGCCCTGGAAGTGTTGCATTTCAAACAGTCAACTACTGAGTTGGGTGGCTTTTGCCACTTACAGATAAGAGAAGCAAgcaagctggggggggggggggggggggaagcacatACAGTCTTGGTGTAGGCTGGCTTGAGGGACTATGCAGGCAGTACTTCCTATCCTGCTACAAAGCCTTACAGAGTGTGAGCTTAGCCCTTGCtctatacagaaataaaactgagcaCCTTCTGACTGTGGCTATTTCTGAGTCTCTCGCTTTCAGAAGATGAACTATCTTTCCAGGgtgttttgctttcagcagcagctgggtaAGGTAAAGCTTTTGGTTTCTCAGCTTCCTCCCCCAGTCTTTGCATCACAAACCCAAGCATGCTGACCCAGTGGGGTGCGAGCTCTTCCACCAAGTGGGGAAGCTGCTCCCCTTGACAGAGGAGTATGGAATTTGCATGCACCTGGGAAAAGGGTATTGCATGGTGTTTCTTGCTGGTCTGTGATGTTTTGCTCCCCTGTGGCTCAGGGGAGCCTGCATTGGCTGTCACCCGCTGCTGTTTGTGCCCAGAGGCCCTTCTGGTGTTGTCTTTGTGGTGGGATCCTTCCAGGGGTGGCAGATCTGCTCAAAGGCAGctgagagctgctctgcagtaGGAGTGCTGGGGTCCTGGGAAAAGGAACAACACAGGCTGAGGAGGGCGAAAAGTTACGTGTGTGTGATTTTTCACATGCAGGTGGGTAAGAGAGAAATCCTGCATGTAATCCCCTGCCTGACAGCAGTTATGCCATGAGAAGTAGTATAAGGTAAAGGGCTTTGCTTTCTTGGCAACCATTTGCCactcccttttctccccaaattCTGTCAGCGCCACATCTAACCAACAGCTGTTAAGCACcattaaaaatgcttcagatatatatatatatattttttttttactgctgttctTCTTTTAATCAAACATACAACACAGACCTCTTTTAAAAGGCCACCTGATTGTTTTTCTGgttgcaggaggaaaaaataaatatttttaaaagctatttgtgcccctccccctgccccagcacatcCCCAGGTGATTTGGGAGGCTTGGCCGTGGCTACTTTCACATCCGAACACTGGCCCAAGCTCATGAGTGAGACAACTCCAGTCAGCCATTTCCTGTAACAGTTTTGTGGCCGAAAACCCCATGTGATGACGGTTTCTGTTTGCGAGATAAGGAAGTCCAAGCTATGCCTGCTGACATCTGGGGCTGCTGAGATGTGCAAGCATTAGAAGGGCCAAGAGAGCTCTTGGGTTTCTCTCCTAATGCCCAGGTGTTACTTGCTAGAGGATACAGACACTGCAATTACTGCATTTATAAAGCCCTTGGTGGCAGGTGTGATTGTGTGCTTGCTGTTTAATATACAAAGATTTCTTAGAGTGCTCCTGGCATTCCCCACCCCCTTAGGCTTTGCTCTGAGGTTCCCAGGCCTCTGTATCCTGAGGGTTTTCAGTGCCACCTCTTGGCAGAGATAATCAAGCTGGGATATCATGTTGATCTCGGCTGAGGTGTTTGGAGGTTCGGGTTTGCTAAGTCTGTGCTCCATGGACAGCTCTgtaaaggggagggggggcaggtGTCCCCCTGGTCCATATCCAACTCCCTTTGCCAAGCACAATCACCCACTGGCCCAGGGATGCTGTCTTACAGGAGACCAGCTCTGCTGAACCACTGCTACCACAGCACCCTCATCTAGAGCATACTGGATTGCAAGTCCTGGATGCAGTGACAAAGGCAGGATATGGGGTCTCTGCACCCACATCCTGGCAGAACAGGTCAAAACTGTATAAGGAAGTTTGTTAAAAGTAGATCCAAGCACCCCAGGAAGAGCACAGGTGAGAGTTTGCTGCTCTCTTCCCATTCTCATGCTTTCTAAGAAGGTCCTTGCTGGGGAATATGGACTGCCAGAGTTGTCCCCAGCCTTGTCCAGCTtccagagcagggctggtgaCAGGCTGAAAAAGTTCTCTTTGAGACTGCTCATGTATTGAAGAAGGGCCTTGAGTTCATGTTTCAAGACATGCTTAGCTCATGGCCCTGCTTAATCAGAAAGTGAGGCTCTGTTGCTAACTGAGCACCAGACAACAGTGCGAGGAGAGCTACAGCTAAGACACATGATCCTGAAAGTGAGGAGGTGATGAGCAAAAATGTAGGAAATCCAAGAGAAGCTGACTGCTTTCAAACCCAACGAGGACAGTTCAGCCTGCCGTCTGTCTGTGTCTCCGTACAGATGCTGTATGAGCACTCCATATTCTTGCTTTAGGTGTTTGCCAGGCTAGACTCAGCATGGGGGATGCTCAGGTGAAAAACTGCCTACAGTGGGGTAAGATGCAGAGGGTAGGAAAAATGTCTCTGCCAAACCATGCGAGTGTAAATGCATCCAGATagtgctttgctgctggagcaaatttttctttggtgttaAACATAGCTCTTGCAGGCGCTCGAAGTGGAGAGTGACCTGTGGAAGACGTGTTTGCCTTGCTAACAGAGGGCAGCAGTAGCATAAGAGGGGAGGAAGACTGAGTGCATCATTTCCCGGCAGCAGTCAgcatttcttctttggtttCCCCTCCACAAACTGTCAGCAAATGAGCCTCACTAAGAAACTGGGTCTTTGGGGTCACGTCTCTTGTCCACAAGGCAAAGGATAAGCGGTGCTTTCTTTTTGACACATACCATGGGGCTTCCTGTTGCTCTGTAGCAAATCCCTCATGCTCTACAGCAGGGCattccccttttctcttctctcttatACACCATGATGCTGTTTCCACCACTGCTAGCATAACCATCAGGAAACTCAAGCCTGAGCTTGGTTTCACAATGTCTTCCGCAAGCTTGTGTGTGGTCTGGGGGCAGGAAGGTCACTTGTGTGCAGTGGGAGGAGGCTGTGCCAAGGACACAGCTCGCAGCAGCACCGAGAGCACCCTGCACCCCTGGGAACAGCACAGAGCTTTGCCATAAAGCCAGCAGCATGGGGCTGGGTTGCGATGCTCCCAAACTCCCCTGGTATTTCCACAGACTTGCTCTGACTGGGCAGTTCGGCAGGCTCTAAACTATTgcaataaaacatatttatgtCCTTGTCTCTTTTTGATGGAGCTAAGCTTCAAACCAGCTGCTCTGGCCCAGCAAGGTTCTGCCACGCTGCAGCCAGAGAAGCTGCCTAGCCTGTCTTTATCCTCCCCCTTGGAGGGGTACCGTGCCAGACAGTTAGCTGTCATTTAAGACTTGTTATTGACATTTACAcaaggcttaaaaaaagaaaaatggtgtctttgttgaaaaataattgcagctGGCATGTTCCTTTGGTACAGATAAGTCAGAGCAGTCACCAAGTTAAGTACTTTGGCTCCTGGAACCGGGAAACGGGCAAGCCCTTCCAGCCGATACATTAGTCACAGGTCTTCTCTCTGCTCCAATGCTGCTATGTGGTCTCAGGGGGGAGGGAAGGCTCAGACTTCATAACCCAGGAGAATTGTGCTCAAAAGAGCATAAGAGGGTGAAATATTCAGGATATCTCCGTAAATGCTTTTATAGCTTCCAGCTATTTCTGGTGTGGGAGCCATCTTGAGACCATGGTGATGTCTTTATATTTAATGAATCCTAGACAGGTTCAAGTGGGAAGAGATCTCTAGATGTCTGCTCCAAGCAGGACCACTCTCACAGCTAGCT from Aquila chrysaetos chrysaetos chromosome 1, bAquChr1.4, whole genome shotgun sequence harbors:
- the PPP1R3B gene encoding protein phosphatase 1 regulatory subunit 3B isoform X2, translated to MHCTRVLDYFPHKQAMAVDVAMQLYLCSSPLRREKCACKIAPKSSKPLRPCIQLSSKTTLNGPEEAANSFTHNKVKKRVSFADSRGFALTMVKVFSEFDDPLDIPFNITELIDNIVGLTTVERDSFVLDFVQPSVDYLDFRNRLQADCVCLENCMLKERSVVGTVKVRNLAFEKTVKIRMTFDTWKNFVDYPCQYVKDTYGGSDRDTFSFDISLPEGIQSHERVEFAISFECNGKVYWDSNKGTNYRIIRSELKSAQEAVRPPQGPDFGSAFDQFGSPRCSYGLFPEWPSYSGYEKLGPYY
- the PPP1R3B gene encoding protein phosphatase 1 regulatory subunit 3B isoform X3; translated protein: MAVDVAMQLYLCSSPLRREKCACKIAPKSSKPLRPCIQLSSKTTLNGPEEAANSFTHNKVKKRVSFADSRGFALTMVKVFSEFDDPLDIPFNITELIDNIVGLTTVERDSFVLDFVQPSVDYLDFRNRLQADCVCLENCMLKERSVVGTVKVRNLAFEKTVKIRMTFDTWKNFVDYPCQYVKDTYGGSDRDTFSFDISLPEGIQSHERVEFAISFECNGKVYWDSNKGTNYRIIRSELKSAQEAVRPPQGPDFGSAFDQFGSPRCSYGLFPEWPSYSGYEKLGPYY
- the PPP1R3B gene encoding protein phosphatase 1 regulatory subunit 3B isoform X1, which encodes MEEGRVSGDILFWRGVLDYFPHKQAMAVDVAMQLYLCSSPLRREKCACKIAPKSSKPLRPCIQLSSKTTLNGPEEAANSFTHNKVKKRVSFADSRGFALTMVKVFSEFDDPLDIPFNITELIDNIVGLTTVERDSFVLDFVQPSVDYLDFRNRLQADCVCLENCMLKERSVVGTVKVRNLAFEKTVKIRMTFDTWKNFVDYPCQYVKDTYGGSDRDTFSFDISLPEGIQSHERVEFAISFECNGKVYWDSNKGTNYRIIRSELKSAQEAVRPPQGPDFGSAFDQFGSPRCSYGLFPEWPSYSGYEKLGPYY